A single region of the Erythrobacter sp. genome encodes:
- a CDS encoding JAB domain-containing protein, translated as MRANRMKPGMDRSDPRDTHVAAMIDYLRRSLIVQRGEDEKFHAIFLDRRNAYLGDAGFGTGCGPALSLRMRELFSRALELGTASIVVAHNHPSGICRPSETDIAATRRLHAVGAALDIELLDHLVITRDAVFSMRAGGLL; from the coding sequence ATGAGGGCGAACCGCATGAAACCCGGCATGGACCGGTCGGACCCGCGCGATACCCATGTCGCCGCGATGATCGACTATCTGCGCCGCAGCCTGATCGTCCAGCGCGGCGAGGACGAGAAGTTCCACGCGATCTTCCTCGACCGGCGCAATGCCTATCTTGGCGATGCGGGTTTCGGCACGGGCTGCGGGCCTGCGCTGTCGCTGCGTATGCGCGAGCTGTTCTCCCGCGCGCTCGAACTGGGAACCGCGAGCATTGTCGTCGCGCACAACCATCCCTCGGGCATCTGCCGACCGTCTGAGACCGACATCGCCGCAACCCGCCGCCTGCACGCGGTCGGAGCGGCGCTCGACATCGAATTGCTGGACCATCTCGTCATCACGCGGGATGCGGTCTTTTCCATGCGTGCAGGGGGCCTTCTGTGA
- a CDS encoding LL-diaminopimelate aminotransferase, giving the protein MNDQFYRMKRLPPYVIAEVNAMRHAARRAGEDIIDLGMGNPDQPPPQHVIDKLCEVAAKPDAHGYSQSKGIPGLRRAQANYYARRFGVELDPESEVVVTMGSKEGLASLANAITAPGDVVLAPNPSYPIHTFGFIIAGATIRSVPTTPDEEYWRALDSAMHFTVPRPTVLVVSYPSNPTAETVDLAFYERLVAWARENEVWVLSDLAYSELYYDGNPTPSIMQVDGAKEVAVEFTSMSKTYSMAGWRMGFAVGNKALIAAMTRVKSYLDYGAFTPIQAAACAALNGPQDIVEQNRDLYRKRRDVMVEAFGRAGWEIPPPAASMFAWAPLPPALAHLGSLEFSKQLLTEAKVAVAPGVGYGEKGEGYVRIAMVENEQRLRQAARNIKRYLSGVGA; this is encoded by the coding sequence ATGAACGACCAATTCTACCGCATGAAGCGGCTGCCGCCTTACGTGATCGCTGAAGTCAACGCGATGCGGCACGCGGCGCGCCGGGCGGGCGAGGACATCATCGACCTCGGCATGGGCAATCCCGACCAGCCCCCGCCGCAGCACGTCATCGACAAGCTGTGCGAAGTGGCGGCCAAGCCCGACGCGCACGGCTATTCGCAGTCCAAGGGCATTCCCGGCCTGCGCCGCGCGCAGGCGAATTACTACGCGCGCCGTTTCGGGGTGGAACTCGATCCCGAAAGCGAGGTCGTGGTCACGATGGGTTCGAAGGAGGGGCTCGCCAGCCTCGCCAACGCGATCACCGCGCCGGGCGACGTCGTGCTCGCGCCCAATCCGTCCTATCCGATCCACACCTTCGGCTTTATCATCGCGGGCGCGACGATCCGATCGGTCCCGACCACGCCCGACGAGGAATACTGGCGCGCGCTCGATTCGGCGATGCATTTCACCGTCCCGCGCCCGACCGTGCTGGTGGTGAGCTATCCTTCCAATCCCACCGCCGAAACGGTCGATCTCGCCTTCTACGAAAGGCTCGTCGCCTGGGCGCGGGAGAACGAGGTCTGGGTGCTGTCCGACCTTGCCTATTCGGAACTCTATTACGACGGCAACCCGACGCCCTCGATCATGCAGGTCGACGGCGCGAAGGAGGTCGCGGTCGAATTCACCTCGATGAGCAAGACCTATTCGATGGCCGGGTGGCGGATGGGATTCGCGGTCGGCAACAAGGCGCTGATCGCGGCGATGACGCGGGTGAAGTCCTATCTCGACTATGGTGCCTTCACGCCCATCCAGGCCGCCGCCTGCGCCGCTTTGAACGGGCCGCAGGACATCGTCGAACAGAACCGCGACCTCTATCGCAAGCGCCGCGACGTCATGGTCGAGGCGTTCGGCCGGGCCGGCTGGGAGATCCCGCCGCCGGCCGCCTCGATGTTCGCTTGGGCCCCGCTGCCGCCCGCGCTCGCCCATCTCGGCAGCCTTGAATTCTCGAAACAATTGCTGACTGAGGCCAAGGTCGCGGTTGCGCCCGGCGTCGGCTATGGCGAAAAGGGCGAAGGCTATGTGCGCATCGCCATGGTCGAGAACGAACAGCGCCTTCGGCAGGCGGCGCGCAACATAAAGCGTTACCTGTCGGGGGTCGGGGCGTGA
- a CDS encoding DUF427 domain-containing protein, with amino-acid sequence MRQPFHPEPDPVGPGQESVWDYPRPAIAEPTSRYVQVIHRGITLADSRKAWRTLETSHPPTYYIPPEDVAREYLEANPSRRSLCEWKGQARYFDVVIGDERIEAAVWAYPEPSASFAGIANYLAFYPDPFDACLIDGEKITPQPGQFYGGWISRYEAGPFKGGPGSRFW; translated from the coding sequence TTGAGACAGCCCTTCCATCCCGAACCCGATCCCGTCGGCCCCGGCCAGGAAAGCGTCTGGGACTACCCCCGCCCCGCCATCGCCGAACCGACTTCGCGCTATGTCCAGGTGATCCACCGCGGCATAACCCTCGCCGACAGCCGCAAGGCGTGGCGCACGCTCGAAACCAGCCACCCGCCGACCTATTACATCCCGCCCGAGGACGTCGCGCGCGAATATCTCGAGGCGAACCCGTCGCGCCGTTCGCTGTGCGAATGGAAGGGGCAGGCGCGCTATTTCGACGTCGTGATTGGCGATGAACGGATCGAGGCTGCGGTCTGGGCCTATCCCGAACCTTCGGCTAGCTTTGCGGGCATCGCCAATTACCTCGCCTTCTATCCCGACCCCTTCGATGCCTGCCTCATCGACGGGGAGAAAATCACGCCCCAGCCGGGACAGTTCTACGGCGGCTGGATCAGCCGCTACGAGGCCGGCCCGTTCAAGGGCGGCCCGGGCAGCCGCTTCTGGTAG
- a CDS encoding crotonase/enoyl-CoA hydratase family protein, translating to MDLSPSGVAHVRLTRADKMNALDPAMFAGIIDAGRRLAEMQGVRVVVLSGEGRAFCAGLDLSNFGKAPSPDSPPLTERTHGNANTFQEVAMQWRKLPVPVIAAVHGVCFGGGLQIASGADIRIVHPATRMAIMELKWGLVPDMAGYALWRGLVRDDVLRELIYTNREFSGEEAQALGLATETSEDPLARAMELAETIANKNPHAIRAAKRLQETMLEEDTDAILMAESVEQQAIMRTPNQVEAVMAEMQKRRANFEDV from the coding sequence ATCGACCTGTCGCCGAGCGGGGTGGCCCATGTCCGCCTGACCCGCGCCGACAAGATGAACGCGCTGGATCCGGCCATGTTCGCAGGGATAATCGATGCCGGCCGCCGACTCGCCGAAATGCAGGGCGTGCGCGTCGTCGTGCTCTCGGGCGAGGGCAGGGCGTTCTGCGCCGGGCTCGACCTGTCCAATTTCGGCAAGGCTCCGTCCCCCGACTCCCCGCCCCTGACCGAGCGCACCCATGGCAATGCCAACACCTTTCAGGAAGTGGCGATGCAGTGGCGCAAGCTGCCCGTGCCCGTCATCGCGGCGGTCCACGGCGTGTGTTTCGGTGGCGGCCTGCAGATCGCGAGCGGGGCGGACATCCGCATCGTTCACCCGGCGACCCGTATGGCGATCATGGAGCTCAAATGGGGTCTCGTTCCCGACATGGCCGGATATGCCCTGTGGCGCGGTCTGGTCCGCGACGACGTGCTGCGCGAGCTGATCTACACCAACCGCGAATTCTCCGGCGAGGAGGCGCAGGCGCTCGGCCTTGCGACGGAGACGAGCGAGGATCCGCTGGCGCGCGCGATGGAGCTGGCCGAGACGATCGCCAACAAGAACCCCCACGCGATCCGCGCGGCCAAGCGGTTGCAGGAGACCATGCTCGAGGAAGACACCGACGCGATCCTGATGGCCGAAAGCGTCGAGCAGCAGGCGATCATGCGCACGCCCAACCAGGTCGAGGCGGTGATGGCCGAGATGCAGAAGCGCAGGGCGAATTTCGAGGACGTCTGA
- a CDS encoding winged helix-turn-helix domain-containing protein: MTEHEPDPQFPAADTHIPRFREAGEVTLDLVNRDGRVADRWLGFRPREFEVLWRLAEQPGERMTRRQLLQGVWRLGFDREGRSLSVLVARIRAKLAPFGLSQLVASHAQGGYFLDPATCPCAFDIALAPSA; this comes from the coding sequence GTGACCGAGCACGAGCCTGATCCGCAATTTCCCGCGGCCGACACGCATATCCCGCGCTTTCGCGAGGCGGGCGAGGTGACCCTCGATCTCGTCAATCGCGACGGGCGGGTGGCGGATCGCTGGCTCGGCTTCCGTCCGCGCGAGTTCGAGGTGCTCTGGCGGCTCGCGGAACAGCCGGGCGAGCGCATGACCCGGCGGCAATTGCTGCAGGGCGTCTGGCGGCTGGGCTTCGATCGCGAGGGGCGCAGCCTGTCCGTGCTTGTCGCCCGCATCCGGGCCAAGCTCGCGCCGTTCGGCCTCTCGCAGCTGGTCGCGAGCCACGCGCAGGGAGGCTATTTCCTCGACCCGGCGACCTGTCCCTGCGCGTTCGACATCGCGCTCGCCCCTTCGGCCTGA
- the clpS gene encoding ATP-dependent Clp protease adapter ClpS: MMGPPHLPAPERLPDVALPSCGAFVVRAAGEDDPGKGTPGDGDSQVGIATKTRTKPKKPSQYKVLMLNDDYTPMEFVVMVLKRFFGMDLEQATRVMLHVHQKGVGVCGIFTYEVAETKVNQVMDFARQNQHPLQCTLEKA; the protein is encoded by the coding sequence ATGATGGGTCCCCCGCACTTGCCCGCGCCAGAACGCCTGCCCGACGTGGCCCTGCCCTCCTGCGGGGCTTTCGTGGTGCGCGCCGCGGGGGAGGATGACCCCGGCAAGGGAACGCCCGGCGACGGCGACAGCCAGGTCGGCATCGCGACCAAGACCCGCACCAAGCCCAAGAAGCCGAGCCAGTACAAGGTGCTGATGCTCAACGACGACTACACCCCGATGGAATTCGTGGTGATGGTTCTCAAACGCTTCTTCGGCATGGATCTCGAACAGGCGACCCGCGTCATGCTCCACGTCCACCAGAAGGGCGTCGGCGTGTGCGGCATCTTCACCTACGAGGTCGCCGAGACCAAGGTGAACCAGGTGATGGATTTCGCCCGCCAGAACCAGCATCCGCTGCAATGCACGCTCGAAAAGGCGTGA
- a CDS encoding class I poly(R)-hydroxyalkanoic acid synthase, with protein sequence MANDNPTKEPGEDAVAAFLDMQGEAMRELFAGAFAGASPGGTGLAAMMPQGTDAGELAEWAKASGELQRLWLDFAAHQAREASEKATAGASANPMDPAQWMVLAQSMLSQMPKGLFEAQGKLAEESLQLWQGMAARFMGPALGGAAGNDAERAVDLPRKDRRFADPAWREHPAFALMHQTYLMLADYFRGSVRAMDGIDREKRRQLEFAVNALAEAMSPGNFLLTNPVVLKRTLETRGQNLVRGMQHLINDLKRGQLTHTDPDAFTLGENLAATPGKVVHETPLYQLIQYSPSTEEVYEVPLVVFPPWINRFYILDLTPKKSFIKWAVDQGITMFVVSWKSADESLADVVWDDYIRAQIEAIDLIRERLKVPHVHTIGYCVAGTTLAATLAILARRGEADKVKSATFFTAQVDFEKSGDLKHFIDDGQLEMIGQLSPQGYLDGRYLAATFNALRGKDLIWNYVVNNYLLGEDYPAFDLLHWNGDVTNLPAKWHNDYLRDLYRDNKLVVPDALSADGTPIDLTRVETPTFVQAGREDHIAPAESVWRITEHFKGPLEFLLAGSGHIAGVVNPPAANKYQYWLGDSSAPSLEAFIESAEEHPGSWWPHWLAWLERQAPDKVKATGKRKPGGRGDKVIEDAPGRYVKTR encoded by the coding sequence ATGGCCAACGACAACCCAACGAAGGAACCGGGCGAGGACGCTGTCGCGGCCTTTCTCGATATGCAGGGAGAGGCGATGCGCGAACTGTTCGCGGGTGCCTTTGCCGGGGCGTCCCCGGGCGGGACGGGCCTTGCGGCGATGATGCCGCAGGGCACCGACGCGGGCGAACTGGCCGAATGGGCCAAGGCAAGCGGCGAATTGCAGCGCCTGTGGCTCGATTTCGCCGCGCACCAGGCGCGCGAGGCGAGCGAAAAGGCCACGGCGGGAGCGAGCGCGAACCCGATGGACCCGGCGCAGTGGATGGTGCTCGCCCAGTCCATGCTCTCGCAGATGCCCAAGGGCCTGTTCGAGGCGCAGGGCAAGCTCGCCGAGGAAAGCCTGCAATTGTGGCAGGGAATGGCGGCGAGGTTCATGGGTCCGGCGCTCGGCGGGGCGGCCGGGAATGATGCCGAGCGCGCGGTGGACCTGCCGCGCAAGGACCGCCGCTTCGCCGACCCGGCATGGCGCGAACACCCGGCTTTTGCGCTGATGCACCAGACCTATCTCATGCTGGCCGACTATTTTCGGGGTTCGGTCCGCGCGATGGACGGGATCGACCGCGAGAAGCGCCGCCAGCTCGAATTCGCGGTCAATGCGCTGGCCGAGGCGATGAGCCCGGGCAATTTCCTGCTGACCAACCCGGTGGTGCTCAAGCGCACGCTCGAGACGCGGGGGCAGAACCTCGTGCGGGGGATGCAGCATCTCATCAACGATCTGAAGCGCGGCCAGCTCACCCACACCGACCCCGACGCCTTCACACTGGGCGAGAATCTCGCCGCGACGCCGGGCAAGGTCGTGCACGAAACGCCGCTCTACCAGCTGATCCAGTATTCGCCCTCGACCGAGGAGGTCTACGAGGTTCCGCTGGTGGTCTTCCCGCCATGGATCAACCGCTTCTACATCCTCGACCTGACGCCCAAGAAGAGCTTCATCAAGTGGGCGGTGGATCAGGGGATCACGATGTTCGTCGTCAGCTGGAAATCGGCCGACGAAAGCCTCGCCGATGTCGTCTGGGACGATTACATCCGCGCCCAGATCGAAGCGATCGACCTCATCCGCGAGCGGCTGAAAGTCCCCCACGTCCACACGATCGGCTATTGCGTGGCCGGAACGACGCTGGCAGCGACGCTCGCGATCCTTGCCCGGCGGGGCGAGGCGGACAAGGTGAAGAGCGCCACTTTCTTCACCGCGCAGGTCGATTTCGAGAAGTCGGGCGACCTCAAGCATTTCATCGACGACGGCCAGCTCGAAATGATCGGGCAGTTGTCGCCGCAGGGCTATCTCGACGGGCGCTACCTCGCCGCGACCTTCAACGCGCTCAGGGGCAAGGACCTGATCTGGAACTACGTCGTCAACAACTACCTCTTGGGCGAAGACTACCCGGCCTTCGACCTGCTGCACTGGAACGGCGACGTCACCAACCTGCCCGCCAAGTGGCACAATGACTACCTGCGCGACCTCTACCGCGACAACAAGCTGGTCGTGCCCGACGCGCTCTCCGCCGACGGAACGCCGATCGACCTCACCCGGGTCGAGACCCCGACGTTCGTGCAGGCCGGGCGCGAGGACCATATCGCACCCGCCGAAAGCGTCTGGCGGATCACCGAACATTTCAAGGGCCCGCTCGAATTCCTGCTCGCTGGCTCGGGCCACATCGCGGGCGTGGTCAATCCGCCTGCCGCTAACAAGTATCAGTACTGGCTCGGCGACAGTTCGGCTCCCTCGCTCGAAGCTTTCATCGAAAGCGCCGAGGAGCATCCGGGCAGCTGGTGGCCGCACTGGCTTGCATGGCTGGAGCGGCAGGCACCGGATAAGGTGAAGGCCACGGGCAAGCGCAAGCCGGGCGGGCGCGGCGACAAGGTGATCGAGGACGCGCCGGGCCGCTACGTCAAGACGCGCTGA
- a CDS encoding phasin family protein, with product MADTADTTAKSKIDAAAEKAYAEAAAKTSPKAPVAKGVAEAVEADAPKAEAKVEAVKEAVAAPAKKAPAKKTAAKKAPAKKAPAKKTTAKRAPAKASPPKAASPKKTPAKKAAPAAAKTKTAPNPVTKLKDTIMATAKTTDFTATVKDFATDMQERVKAAYGKTGELAGEVGEFNKANLDAMVESGKIFFTGAQDLVRDNVETGKTVVETLTEDAKKMASMKSPTELMQFQGEIARRNFDAIVSFGSQRTEAWLKLYNDAFAPISNRVSVATEKMTKAA from the coding sequence ATGGCTGACACCGCCGACACCACGGCCAAGTCGAAAATCGATGCCGCCGCCGAAAAGGCTTACGCCGAAGCGGCCGCCAAGACTTCGCCCAAGGCTCCCGTAGCCAAGGGCGTGGCCGAAGCGGTCGAGGCGGACGCTCCGAAGGCTGAAGCGAAGGTAGAGGCGGTTAAGGAAGCCGTCGCGGCCCCGGCGAAGAAGGCTCCGGCCAAGAAGACCGCGGCCAAGAAGGCGCCTGCAAAGAAGGCCCCCGCGAAAAAGACCACGGCGAAGAGGGCTCCGGCCAAGGCTTCGCCCCCCAAGGCGGCTTCTCCCAAGAAGACGCCTGCCAAGAAGGCCGCTCCGGCGGCTGCGAAGACCAAGACTGCCCCGAACCCCGTAACCAAGCTCAAGGACACCATCATGGCCACCGCCAAGACCACCGATTTCACCGCCACCGTCAAGGATTTCGCCACCGATATGCAGGAGCGCGTCAAGGCCGCTTACGGCAAGACCGGCGAGCTCGCCGGCGAAGTGGGCGAATTCAACAAGGCCAACCTCGACGCGATGGTCGAAAGCGGCAAGATCTTCTTCACCGGCGCGCAGGATCTCGTCCGTGACAATGTCGAGACCGGCAAGACCGTCGTCGAGACGCTGACCGAAGACGCCAAGAAGATGGCTTCGATGAAGTCGCCGACCGAACTCATGCAGTTCCAGGGCGAGATCGCCCGTCGCAACTTCGACGCGATCGTCTCCTTCGGCTCGCAGCGCACCGAAGCCTGGCTGAAGCTCTACAACGATGCCTTCGCGCCGATTTCGAACCGCGTCAGCGTCGCCACCGAAAAGATGACCAAGGCCGCGTAA
- a CDS encoding thioesterase family protein: MTIASLLEPVTGQPGACRLTHAAEWMQGRTLYGGASALIAFTMAQRAFPGLPPLRAGQIGFVAPVGEEIELSAEIVRAGRNVTQVRSEIHADGKLALTAFWLFAAEREANAVRPSDPPADWPGPPQDNAQAMKGEGPSFIQNNFELRFGQSKGEDHGATVRRWARLTEEHELDPVSRLVLMGDVMPPGAMRIMQRIGPISSINWSFNVLDPESRSEGGWYLAENASQHAGAGYSSERLRMWDMEGRQVLDGLQCVAVFG; the protein is encoded by the coding sequence ATGACCATCGCAAGCCTGCTCGAACCCGTGACCGGACAGCCCGGTGCCTGCCGCCTTACCCATGCCGCGGAATGGATGCAGGGGCGCACGCTTTATGGCGGCGCCTCGGCGCTCATCGCCTTCACCATGGCGCAGCGCGCCTTTCCCGGCCTTCCGCCGCTGCGCGCGGGGCAGATCGGCTTCGTCGCGCCGGTGGGCGAGGAGATCGAGCTTTCGGCCGAGATCGTGCGTGCAGGCCGCAACGTGACGCAGGTGCGGAGCGAGATTCACGCCGATGGCAAGCTCGCGCTCACCGCTTTCTGGCTGTTCGCCGCCGAGCGCGAGGCCAATGCCGTGCGCCCCAGCGATCCGCCCGCCGACTGGCCGGGACCGCCCCAGGACAACGCGCAGGCGATGAAAGGCGAAGGGCCGTCCTTCATCCAGAACAATTTCGAGCTTCGCTTCGGCCAGTCCAAGGGCGAGGATCACGGCGCGACCGTGCGGCGCTGGGCGCGCCTGACCGAAGAGCACGAGCTCGATCCTGTCTCGAGGCTCGTCCTGATGGGCGACGTCATGCCGCCGGGCGCGATGCGGATCATGCAGCGGATCGGCCCGATCAGCTCGATCAACTGGTCGTTCAACGTGCTCGACCCCGAATCGCGTTCCGAAGGCGGATGGTATCTCGCCGAGAACGCGAGCCAGCACGCGGGCGCGGGCTATTCCTCGGAGCGGTTGAGGATGTGGGACATGGAAGGCCGGCAGGTGCTCGACGGCCTGCAATGCGTGGCGGTGTTCGGGTAG
- a CDS encoding LptF/LptG family permease, translated as MFNFLPSIDRYIFRLTIVPMLGVFALAASLLLLDKMLRLFDFVAVEGGPVAVVFKMLGALIPEYASLAIPLGLLLGVLLAFRKLATSSELDTMRAVGLSYNRLLRVPYAITLVLLAVNVALVFYIQPVSRYYYEQMEYDLRSGALGASIKVGEFTTLADRMALRIEASEDDGRRLMGIFARVSNSEGQVLSISAREGAFLATSDDPDTIILRLTEGTIVQDKGLDEAGEETPRVLSFSRHDLPIDLPAIEEFRARGDETREFILPELLRIGWSAQAPPSQRDASQASFNFRLVEIVMMLLMPLLAVALAIPPKRSSSALGVFVSIVMVVAYHKVNEYGEDIAALGRVDPIIALWGPFFLFAALIIWMYYRVAYVPGGQAIGALETAFAKLTKRLGKLFKRRERPGTAPQYAPAE; from the coding sequence GTGTTCAATTTCCTGCCCAGCATCGACCGGTATATCTTCCGGCTGACGATCGTGCCGATGCTCGGCGTGTTCGCACTCGCCGCCTCGCTGCTGCTGCTCGACAAGATGCTGCGCCTGTTCGATTTCGTCGCGGTCGAAGGCGGCCCGGTCGCGGTCGTGTTCAAGATGCTGGGCGCGTTGATTCCCGAATACGCCAGCCTCGCGATCCCGCTCGGGCTGCTGCTCGGCGTGCTGCTCGCCTTTCGCAAGCTCGCCACCTCCTCCGAGCTCGACACGATGCGCGCGGTGGGCCTGTCCTACAACCGCCTGCTGCGCGTGCCCTATGCGATCACGCTGGTCCTGCTCGCGGTCAATGTCGCGCTGGTGTTCTATATCCAGCCGGTCAGCCGCTATTATTACGAGCAGATGGAATACGACCTGCGCTCGGGCGCGCTCGGAGCCTCGATCAAGGTCGGGGAATTCACCACGCTGGCCGACCGCATGGCGCTGCGCATCGAGGCGAGCGAGGATGACGGGCGGCGGCTGATGGGCATTTTCGCGCGCGTCTCGAACAGCGAGGGGCAGGTCCTCTCGATCAGCGCGCGCGAAGGCGCCTTCCTTGCGACCAGCGACGATCCCGACACGATCATCCTGCGCCTGACCGAAGGCACCATCGTGCAGGACAAGGGACTGGACGAAGCGGGCGAGGAGACCCCGCGCGTGCTTTCCTTCAGCCGTCACGACCTGCCGATCGACCTTCCCGCGATCGAGGAATTCCGCGCCCGCGGCGATGAGACGCGCGAGTTCATCCTGCCCGAACTGCTGCGCATCGGCTGGAGCGCGCAGGCCCCGCCGAGCCAGCGCGATGCAAGCCAGGCCTCGTTCAATTTCCGTCTGGTCGAAATCGTGATGATGCTGCTGATGCCGCTGCTCGCGGTCGCGCTGGCGATCCCGCCGAAACGGTCCTCGAGCGCCTTGGGCGTGTTCGTCTCGATCGTGATGGTGGTCGCCTATCACAAGGTCAACGAATACGGCGAGGATATCGCCGCGCTCGGGCGGGTAGACCCGATCATCGCGCTATGGGGGCCGTTCTTCCTCTTCGCGGCGCTGATAATCTGGATGTATTACCGCGTCGCCTATGTCCCGGGCGGACAGGCGATCGGCGCGCTGGAAACCGCCTTCGCCAAGCTGACCAAGCGCCTCGGCAAGCTGTTCAAGCGCCGCGAGCGCCCCGGCACCGCCCCGCAATACGCCCCGGCGGAATAG
- a CDS encoding very short patch repair endonuclease → MADIFSKEKRANIMRGSKAKNTKPELVTRRLLASLGYRFRVNYKGLPGKPDIAFTKRKRAVFVHGCFWHAHDDPNCPITRIPTSNVEFWEQKFARNKERHDKVLQKLAEANWEVMTIWECELADVDRLAAKLTRFLGPTRI, encoded by the coding sequence TTGGCCGACATTTTCTCCAAGGAAAAGCGCGCTAATATCATGCGCGGTTCAAAAGCAAAGAACACCAAGCCAGAGCTTGTGACGAGGCGGCTACTCGCATCGCTCGGCTACCGCTTTCGTGTCAACTACAAAGGGCTCCCAGGCAAGCCAGACATCGCCTTTACGAAACGAAAGCGGGCGGTCTTTGTTCATGGCTGCTTCTGGCATGCCCATGATGACCCGAACTGCCCAATTACGAGGATCCCAACTTCTAATGTTGAATTTTGGGAGCAGAAGTTCGCTCGAAACAAGGAGCGGCACGATAAGGTCTTGCAGAAGCTGGCTGAGGCTAACTGGGAAGTAATGACTATCTGGGAATGTGAGCTGGCTGACGTTGACCGTTTGGCAGCAAAGCTGACCAGGTTTCTTGGCCCGACTCGTATTTGA
- a CDS encoding DNA cytosine methyltransferase has product MIDLFAGCGGLSLGFEMAGYTPVFVNELNDDARETYLINRSHDLGGLPFNENKELHSADIGEVDSKTIAALRSNLNSISTGLGDAFGVDVLTGGPPCQGYSGIGHRRSYSVDRIELPSNQLYGRMAWFIEQIRPKLFLFENVKGLLSSRWRAGGQKGEIWDDVFKRFQRLGDEHGYYVKWSLVHASDYDVPQNRPRVLIAGISKEVANAAQGVVDLQSSSLDAVECGFLPPPSGNRAPNLNELLSDLEDPDALVALQSGEYPKPFETTAYPRDAAGVQEWFRPGDLAHAGAKVTDQEYSRHARQIVEKFLAMHETGGEIPKEYRTKKFAQRLLPPEWGNRTPWITATSMPDDYVHYSQPRILTVREWARLQTFPDWYQFAGKRTTGGLRRAGNPREGNFDREVPKYTQIGNAVAVKLAEHVGRHFDKILTASAS; this is encoded by the coding sequence ATGATTGACCTATTTGCTGGGTGCGGCGGCCTGTCGCTCGGCTTCGAGATGGCAGGCTACACCCCGGTATTCGTCAACGAGTTGAATGACGATGCGCGTGAGACCTACTTGATCAACCGTTCTCACGATCTAGGAGGCTTGCCTTTCAACGAGAACAAGGAACTACACTCCGCCGACATCGGGGAGGTCGATTCCAAAACGATTGCGGCTTTACGCTCCAATCTAAACTCTATCAGCACAGGTCTTGGCGATGCTTTCGGTGTTGATGTTTTGACCGGAGGCCCGCCTTGTCAGGGCTACAGCGGCATAGGCCATCGCCGCTCATACTCGGTCGATAGAATCGAATTGCCGTCGAATCAGCTTTATGGCCGTATGGCGTGGTTCATTGAGCAGATCAGACCAAAGTTATTCCTTTTTGAAAACGTGAAGGGGTTGTTGTCGTCGCGCTGGCGCGCTGGTGGCCAAAAGGGCGAGATTTGGGATGACGTTTTCAAGCGGTTCCAGCGTCTAGGGGATGAGCACGGTTACTACGTCAAGTGGTCACTCGTTCATGCGTCAGACTACGATGTCCCGCAAAATAGGCCGCGCGTTTTGATTGCGGGCATCAGCAAAGAAGTGGCTAATGCTGCTCAGGGTGTTGTCGATCTCCAAAGCAGTTCACTCGACGCTGTTGAGTGCGGATTCCTGCCTCCTCCTTCAGGCAACCGTGCTCCCAACCTGAACGAGCTTCTTTCTGATCTTGAAGACCCTGACGCGCTGGTGGCGCTTCAATCCGGCGAATACCCAAAGCCATTTGAAACCACAGCCTACCCTAGGGATGCGGCTGGGGTTCAGGAGTGGTTTCGCCCGGGCGACTTAGCTCATGCAGGGGCGAAGGTAACTGACCAAGAGTACAGCCGGCATGCTAGGCAAATCGTCGAGAAGTTTCTTGCGATGCACGAGACAGGCGGTGAAATTCCGAAAGAATATCGAACCAAGAAATTTGCGCAGCGTCTGCTACCACCAGAATGGGGTAACCGGACACCTTGGATTACTGCAACGTCGATGCCTGACGATTATGTCCACTACAGCCAACCACGCATTTTGACCGTGCGAGAATGGGCGCGTCTCCAAACATTCCCTGACTGGTATCAGTTTGCGGGCAAGAGAACGACTGGCGGACTACGTCGCGCAGGTAATCCGAGAGAAGGTAACTTCGACCGTGAGGTTCCGAAATACACGCAGATTGGCAACGCAGTGGCGGTGAAGCTGGCAGAGCATGTCGGTCGCCACTTCGACAAGATACTCACGGCTTCTGCAAGCTAA